A region from the Campylobacter subantarcticus LMG 24377 genome encodes:
- the coaE gene encoding dephospho-CoA kinase (Dephospho-CoA kinase (CoaE) performs the final step in coenzyme A biosynthesis.) produces MQNAYFVTSSIAGGKSSFIKIVQNLGFDTLSADVIAHELLNENANSIAKLFNNDDLIIAGKIDRKKLGAIVFNDLNAKKKLENFLHSKIKEVILQKAQILDQKNKAFFIELPLFFENNHYYGLGKSILIYTPKELLLQRLMQRDNLDKNQALKRIQLQLDIEEKLKKTDFVIKNNSSYMIFEENVLNFLKHTLKVIDEIL; encoded by the coding sequence ATGCAAAATGCTTATTTTGTAACTTCAAGCATAGCAGGTGGAAAGTCAAGTTTTATCAAAATAGTCCAAAATTTGGGTTTTGATACTTTAAGTGCAGATGTGATAGCCCATGAGCTTTTAAATGAAAATGCAAATTCCATAGCTAAGCTTTTTAATAATGATGATTTAATTATAGCAGGAAAAATAGATAGAAAAAAACTTGGTGCTATCGTTTTTAATGACTTAAATGCTAAAAAAAAGCTAGAAAATTTTTTACACTCTAAAATTAAAGAAGTGATTTTGCAAAAAGCCCAAATTTTAGATCAAAAAAATAAAGCTTTTTTTATAGAACTACCTTTGTTTTTCGAAAATAACCACTATTATGGTTTGGGAAAAAGTATATTAATTTACACTCCAAAGGAACTTTTGCTTCAAAGACTTATGCAAAGAGACAATTTAGACAAAAACCAAGCCCTAAAAAGAATTCAATTGCAACTTGATATAGAAGAAAAGTTAAAAAAAACAGATTTTGTGATAAAAAATAACTCAAGTTATATGATTTTTGAAGAAAATGTGCTAAATTTTTTAAAACACACTTTAAAGGTAATTGATGAAATTTTATAA
- the dapF gene encoding diaminopimelate epimerase — protein sequence MKFYKYCASGNDFVVFTDSEKKDRSELARILCNRYEGIGADGLIVIVPHDRYDFEWEFYNCDGSNASMCGNGSRAAAHFAHHYLKKSQYLNFLTGAGLIKSFIVNDIVEIKLSGVKGIKEGFEYKGRIWQGCNTGVPHIVTFVDDLNEFDVNLCKEIRKKYNANVNFAKVEDDEFIRVRTYERGVEDETLACGTGMGACFYLAYLNQKVKDDILVKPKSNESLYFRLEEDQIFFRGKVKCCFEANYNFA from the coding sequence ATGAAATTTTATAAGTATTGTGCAAGTGGAAATGATTTTGTAGTTTTTACAGATAGTGAAAAAAAAGACCGTAGCGAGTTGGCTAGAATTCTTTGTAATCGTTATGAGGGTATAGGTGCTGATGGGCTTATAGTGATAGTACCACACGATAGATATGACTTTGAGTGGGAATTTTATAATTGTGATGGGAGTAATGCAAGTATGTGTGGTAATGGTTCGCGTGCAGCAGCTCATTTTGCCCACCATTATTTAAAAAAATCTCAATATTTAAATTTCTTAACTGGTGCAGGACTTATAAAGTCTTTTATTGTTAATGATATAGTTGAAATCAAGCTTAGCGGAGTAAAAGGTATTAAAGAAGGTTTTGAGTATAAAGGTAGAATTTGGCAAGGATGTAATACAGGAGTTCCGCATATAGTAACCTTTGTTGATGATTTAAATGAATTTGATGTAAATTTATGTAAAGAAATACGTAAAAAATACAATGCAAATGTTAATTTTGCTAAAGTAGAAGATGATGAGTTTATAAGAGTTAGAACATATGAACGCGGAGTAGAAGATGAGACTTTGGCTTGTGGCACAGGTATGGGGGCTTGTTTTTATTTAGCATATTTAAATCAAAAAGTTAAAGATGATATTTTGGTAAAACCAAAAAGCAATGAAAGTTTGTATTTTAGATTAGAAGAGGATCAAATTTTTTTTAGAGGAAAGGTGAAGTGTTGTTTTGAAGCTAATTATAATTTTGCTTAG
- a CDS encoding glucosaminidase domain-containing protein yields the protein MKLIIILLSSVLILKAEFIAGFDEHYYALNIKEKREVFIKKINTLLDVSFKEIEKEKEFIEFFFKEAIKSNFRKLNTNAVQKLWFIKEKYRVKNLYDLHEYRVRIQVVPKSLAIAQAIIESATGISRFAKEANNLFGEWTWGEKGLIPKERGEGKTHKIRIFDTLQESVDSYLLNLNRHDAYKEFRAWRWNTISQNKKLDGKEAASHLEKYSEIKSNYTKLILSIIEQHKLDELD from the coding sequence TTGAAGCTAATTATAATTTTGCTTAGCAGTGTTTTAATTTTAAAAGCTGAATTTATAGCAGGTTTTGATGAACATTATTACGCCTTAAATATAAAAGAAAAGCGTGAGGTTTTTATCAAAAAAATCAATACTTTACTAGATGTTTCTTTTAAAGAGATAGAAAAGGAAAAAGAATTTATAGAATTTTTCTTTAAAGAAGCTATAAAAAGTAATTTTAGAAAGTTAAATACTAATGCTGTACAAAAATTATGGTTTATAAAAGAAAAATATCGCGTTAAAAATTTATATGATTTACATGAATATCGTGTTCGCATTCAAGTAGTACCAAAATCTTTAGCTATAGCTCAAGCTATTATAGAAAGTGCAACCGGTATAAGTCGTTTTGCTAAAGAAGCGAATAACTTATTTGGTGAATGGACTTGGGGTGAAAAAGGTTTGATCCCAAAAGAAAGAGGCGAGGGTAAAACTCATAAAATTCGCATTTTTGATACCTTACAAGAAAGTGTGGATTCATACTTGCTTAATTTAAATCGCCATGATGCTTATAAAGAATTTAGAGCTTGGCGGTGGAATACTATTAGTCAAAATAAAAAACTAGATGGCAAAGAAGCAGCAAGTCATTTAGAAAAATATTCAGAAATTAAAAGCAACTACACTAAGCTTATTTTGTCTATCATTGAACAACATAAACTTGATGAGCTAGATTAA
- a CDS encoding ATP-binding protein — MKSLHFFYDNYPKISKFDERKIQIQTHKNIIVKGGFASGKKNLILNFLSLYKAENILFIDCENLKFQASALVNLNSFLTYNPQIKFLALCNFAHDFDFASLKHLNLQIIISTCDSNFCLDQFEELHLDYLDFEEFLSLNKKYADTKTMVSYFLHTGRNVILNHNFNTNSSYLKSFYSPLELTILKQIALELGNEFSVNELLKTLKNSIKISKDTLYKSIEKLESNYTLYFVKNLEKNLKKVYFWDFSLKNSLSIQKDFSALFENLILNELFKFKQKIFYTKHFDFYLPSLKNAFLCSPFKDKDLLSLKVKKILNKNQLTLSTIYIITLSQRDEFFIEGVRVMILPFDEWALGN; from the coding sequence TTTTTACGATAATTACCCAAAAATTTCAAAATTTGATGAAAGAAAAATTCAAATTCAAACCCATAAAAACATCATTGTAAAAGGTGGTTTTGCTAGCGGTAAGAAAAATTTGATTTTAAATTTTTTGTCTTTATATAAAGCAGAAAATATACTTTTTATTGACTGTGAAAACTTAAAATTTCAAGCAAGCGCTTTAGTAAATTTAAATTCATTTTTAACTTATAATCCACAAATTAAATTTTTAGCACTTTGTAACTTTGCCCATGATTTTGACTTTGCTAGTTTAAAACACCTTAATTTGCAAATCATAATAAGCACTTGTGATAGTAATTTTTGCTTAGATCAGTTTGAAGAACTTCATTTAGATTACTTAGATTTTGAAGAGTTTCTAAGTCTAAACAAAAAATATGCTGATACCAAAACCATGGTAAGTTATTTTTTACACACGGGGCGCAATGTGATTTTAAATCACAACTTTAACACAAACTCATCATACCTAAAAAGTTTTTATAGCCCATTAGAGCTTACCATACTCAAACAAATTGCTTTAGAGCTTGGGAATGAATTTAGTGTTAATGAGCTATTAAAGACCTTAAAAAATAGTATAAAAATTTCCAAAGATACCTTATATAAAAGCATAGAAAAACTAGAATCAAACTATACTTTGTATTTTGTAAAAAATCTTGAAAAAAATTTAAAAAAAGTATATTTTTGGGACTTTTCACTAAAAAACTCTCTAAGTATACAAAAAGACTTTAGTGCGTTGTTTGAAAATTTAATTTTAAACGAGTTGTTTAAATTTAAGCAAAAAATTTTTTATACCAAGCATTTTGATTTTTACCTACCAAGTCTTAAAAATGCATTTTTATGCTCACCCTTTAAAGACAAAGATTTGCTTAGTTTAAAAGTGAAAAAAATACTTAACAAAAATCAACTTACACTTTCAACCATTTACATCATCACGCTTTCACAAAGAGATGAGTTTTTCATAGAAGGGGTACGCGTGATGATTTTACCTTTTGATGAATGGGCTTTGGGAAATTAA